Proteins from one Mercurialis annua linkage group LG7, ddMerAnnu1.2, whole genome shotgun sequence genomic window:
- the LOC126655913 gene encoding LRR receptor kinase BAK1-like produces MTNFSSLMDIKATGFWNLVWIILVLHPFSRISANMEGDALHNLRTNLQDPNNVLQSWDPTLVNPCTWFHVTCNNENSVIRVDLGNAALSGQLVPQLGQLKNLQYLELYGNNISGPIPSDLGNLTNLVSLDLYLNSFTGPIPDTLSKLTKLRFLRLNNNSLSGQIPMSLINITALQVLDLSNNRLSGPVPDNGSFSLFTPISFANNLALCGPVTGKPCPGSPPFAPPPPFVPTSTAPYPGENSPTGAIAGGVAAGAALLFAAPAIWFAYWKRRKPPDHFFDVPGEEDPELHLGQLKRFSLRELQVATDTFTNKNILGRGGFGKVYKGRLADGTLVAVKRLKEERTPGGELQFQTEVEMISMAVHRNLLRLRGFCMTPTERLLVYPYMANGSVASCLRERPPSEPPLDWPTRKRIALGSARGLSYLHDHCDPKIIHRDVKAANILLDEEFEAVVGDFGLAKLMDYKDTHVTTAVRGTIGHIAPEYLSTGKSSEKTDVFGYGIMLLELITGQRAFDLARLANDDDVMLLDWVKALLKEKKLEMLVDPDLQTNYVDTEVEQLIQVALLCTQSSPMERPKMAEVVRMLEGDGLAERWEEWQKVEVVRQENDLAPSRSSEWILDSTENLHAVELSGPR; encoded by the exons ATGACCAATTTTTCAAGCTTGATGGACATAAAAGCTACTGGGTTTTGGAATTTGGTGTGGATCATCTTGGTTCTGCACCCTTTTTCAAGGATCTCTGCAAATATGGAAG GCGATGCTTTGCATAACCTCCGAACAAATTTACAAGATCCTAACAATGTGCTGCAGAGCTGGGATCCTACCCTTGTTAACCCCTGCACCTGGTTTCATGTTACTTGTAACAATGAAAATAGTGTTATTAGAGT TGACCTTGGCAATGCAGCACTATCTGGTCAACTAGTTCCACAACTTGGCCAACTTAAGAATTTACAATACCT AGAACTCTATGGAAACAACATAAGTGGGCCAATTCCTAGTGATCTTGGGAATTTAACAAACTTGGTGAGCTTGGATCTTTACTTGAACAGTTTCACTGGTCCTATTCCAGATACATTGAGCAAACTGACGAAACTGCGTTTCCT TCGACTCAACAACAATAGCCTGTCAGGTCAAATACCTATGTCCTTGATTAATATAACTGCACTGCAAGTCTT GGACTTATCAAACAATCGTCTATCAGGACCCGTGCCCGACAACGGATCTTTTTCACTGTTTACCCCCATCAG TTTTGCAAATAACCTGGCTCTATGTGGGCCAGTTACTGGAAAGCCTTGTCCCGGATCTCCGCCATTTGCTCCGCCACCACCATTTGTTCCAACATCCACTGCCCCCTATCCAG GAGAAAATAGCCCCACTGGAGCAATTGCTGGGGGAGTGGCTGCTGGTGCTGCTTTACTGTTTGCTGCTCCTGCTATTTGGTTTGCATATTGGAAGAGAAGGAAGCCACCAGATCATTTCTTTGACGTACCTG GTGAGGAAGATCCTGAACTTCACTTGGGACAGCTTAAAAGGTTTTCCCTGCGAGAACTTCAAGTTGCAACAGATACTTTTACCAATAAGAACATTCTGGGCAGGGGTGGATTTGGTAAGGTGTACAAAGGACGCTTGGCTGATGGCACATTGGTGGCAGTAAAAAGACTTAAAGAGGAGCGAACACCAGGAGGAGAATTGCAATTTCAAACAGAAGTTGAAATGATCAGCATGGCTgtccatcggaatctccttcgGCTGCGTGGATTTTGCATGACACCAACTGAACGACTGCTTGTTTATCCATACATGGCTAATGGAAGCGTTGCATCATGTCTAAGAG AACGTCCCCCATCAGAACCCCCTCTTGACTGGCCAACAAGGAAGAGAATTGCATTAGGGTCTGCAAGAGGCCTTTCTTATTTACATGATCATTGTGATCCAAAGATTATTCATCGTGATGTGAAAGCTGCAAATATATTATTGGACGAGGAGTTTGAGGCCGTTGTTGGCGACTTTGGGTTGGCTAAACTCATGGACTATAAAGATACCCATGTAACAACTGCTGTACGGGGGACAATTGGTCATATAGCTCCAGAGTATCTCTCTACTGGAAAATCATCAGAGAAGACTGATGTTTTTGGTTACGGGATCATGCTTTTAGAGCTAATCACTGGGCAGAGAGCATTTGATCTTGCAAGGCTCGCAAATGATGATGATGTTATGCTGCTCGATTGG GTTAAAGCCCTTCTAAAAGAGAAGAAGTTGGAAATGCTTGTTGATCCAGACCTGCAAACCAATTATGTGGACACTGAAGTAGAACAGCTAATCCAAGTAGCATTGCTCTGCACCCAAAGCTCCCCAATGGAGCGGCCTAAGATGGCCGAGGTTGTGAGAATGCTCGAAGGTGATGGGTTGGCTGAAAGATGGGAAGAGTGGCAAAAGGTAGAGGTAGTTCGTCAAGAGAACGATTTAGCTCCATCCCGAAGCTCTGAATGGATCCTCGACTCCACTGAGAACCTCCATGCCGTGGAATTGTCAGGTCCGAGATAA
- the LOC126655365 gene encoding putative pentatricopeptide repeat-containing protein At4g17915 isoform X2 — protein sequence MVGKLSTKLLNINIASLCKTKQLNRAESVIIDGIRLGVLPDVVTYNTLIDAYSRLIGFDAAYSLLHRMREASIKPDVVTYNSLIAGAARNCLLSKSLDLFNEMLDKGIAPDVWSFNTLMHCFFKLGNPEKANQVFGYIMDNSLHHIFPCPTTINTMINGLCKNGYTTHALMLFRNLQRVHGFVPQLVTYNILINGLCKIRRLSAARRIFKELAASGYVPNVITYTTILKCCFRLKRFEQGFEILEEMFEKGYTFDGFAYCTVVGALIKNGRTKEAAEYMELMIKKGIQHDLASYNTLINMYCREGNLDGSYRLLDEMEKEGLECDEYTHTILINGLCRTGNTLGAKRHLQHMNMIGFSSPLVASNCMVDALCKEG from the exons ATGGTTGGTAAGTTATCGACTAAATTACTGAACATAAATATAGCATCTCTTTGCAAGACTAAGCAATTGAACAGAGCAGAGTCGGTTATTATCGATGGAATAAGGTTAGGAGTTCTTCCGGATGTTGTCACTTATAATACGCTCATTGATGCGTACTCTCGTCTTATTGGTTTTGATGCTGCGTATTCGCTCCTTCATAGAATGCGAGAAGCTAGTATAAAACCGGATGTTGTTACTTATAATTCTTTGATAGCGGGTGCTGCTAGAAACTGCTTGTTGTCGAAATCTCTTGACTTGTTTAACGAAATGCTTGATAAGGGTATCGCTCCTGATGTTTGGAGTTTTAATACTTTGATGCATTGCTTCTTCAAGCTAGGAAATCCTGAAAAAGCAAACCAGGTTTTCGGGTATATTATGGATAATAGTCTTCATCATATATTCCCATGTCCAACTACTATTAATACTATGATTAATGGTCTTTGTAAAAATGGTTATACTACTCATGCACTAATGCTGTTCAGGAATTTACAAAGAGTACATGGTTTTGTTCCACAATTAGTCACTTACAATATTCTTATCAATGGGTTGTGTAAAATTAGGAGATTAAGTGCGGCAAGGAGAATATTTAAAGAGCTTGCGGCATCAGGATATGTACCAAATGTTATAACTTATACTACAATTTTGAAATGCTGTTTTAGGCTTAAACGGTTTGAACAGGGATTTGAGATATTAGAAGAGATGTTTGAAAAGGGTTATACTTTTGATGGTTTTGCATACTGTACAGTTGTTGGTGCTTTAATCAAGAATGGTAGGACTAAAGAGGCAGCTGAATATATGGAGTTGATGATAAAAAAGGGCATTCAACATGATCTAGCATCTTACAATACTCTGATTAATATGTATTGTAGAGAAGGCAATTTGGATGGTTCGTACCGATTGCTGGATGAAATGGAAAAAGAAGGTCTAGAATGTGATGAATATACTCACACAATTTTGATAAATGGGCTGTGTAGGACAGGTAATACTTTGGGTGCAAAACGTCATTTGCAGCATATGAACATGATCGGTTTCAGTTCACCATTGGTTGCTTCAAATTGTATGGTTGATGCTTTATGCAAAGAAG GCTAG
- the LOC126655365 gene encoding putative pentatricopeptide repeat-containing protein At4g17915 isoform X1, translating to MVGKLSTKLLNINIASLCKTKQLNRAESVIIDGIRLGVLPDVVTYNTLIDAYSRLIGFDAAYSLLHRMREASIKPDVVTYNSLIAGAARNCLLSKSLDLFNEMLDKGIAPDVWSFNTLMHCFFKLGNPEKANQVFGYIMDNSLHHIFPCPTTINTMINGLCKNGYTTHALMLFRNLQRVHGFVPQLVTYNILINGLCKIRRLSAARRIFKELAASGYVPNVITYTTILKCCFRLKRFEQGFEILEEMFEKGYTFDGFAYCTVVGALIKNGRTKEAAEYMELMIKKGIQHDLASYNTLINMYCREGNLDGSYRLLDEMEKEGLECDEYTHTILINGLCRTGNTLGAKRHLQHMNMIGFSSPLVASNCMVDALCKEGRIDQALEMFKSMKTKDSFTYTSLVHNLCKARSFRRASKLLLSCLKRGLRILPSAKRAVIDGLRYSGFHKEARKLKSEMQFIVHQ from the coding sequence ATGGTTGGTAAGTTATCGACTAAATTACTGAACATAAATATAGCATCTCTTTGCAAGACTAAGCAATTGAACAGAGCAGAGTCGGTTATTATCGATGGAATAAGGTTAGGAGTTCTTCCGGATGTTGTCACTTATAATACGCTCATTGATGCGTACTCTCGTCTTATTGGTTTTGATGCTGCGTATTCGCTCCTTCATAGAATGCGAGAAGCTAGTATAAAACCGGATGTTGTTACTTATAATTCTTTGATAGCGGGTGCTGCTAGAAACTGCTTGTTGTCGAAATCTCTTGACTTGTTTAACGAAATGCTTGATAAGGGTATCGCTCCTGATGTTTGGAGTTTTAATACTTTGATGCATTGCTTCTTCAAGCTAGGAAATCCTGAAAAAGCAAACCAGGTTTTCGGGTATATTATGGATAATAGTCTTCATCATATATTCCCATGTCCAACTACTATTAATACTATGATTAATGGTCTTTGTAAAAATGGTTATACTACTCATGCACTAATGCTGTTCAGGAATTTACAAAGAGTACATGGTTTTGTTCCACAATTAGTCACTTACAATATTCTTATCAATGGGTTGTGTAAAATTAGGAGATTAAGTGCGGCAAGGAGAATATTTAAAGAGCTTGCGGCATCAGGATATGTACCAAATGTTATAACTTATACTACAATTTTGAAATGCTGTTTTAGGCTTAAACGGTTTGAACAGGGATTTGAGATATTAGAAGAGATGTTTGAAAAGGGTTATACTTTTGATGGTTTTGCATACTGTACAGTTGTTGGTGCTTTAATCAAGAATGGTAGGACTAAAGAGGCAGCTGAATATATGGAGTTGATGATAAAAAAGGGCATTCAACATGATCTAGCATCTTACAATACTCTGATTAATATGTATTGTAGAGAAGGCAATTTGGATGGTTCGTACCGATTGCTGGATGAAATGGAAAAAGAAGGTCTAGAATGTGATGAATATACTCACACAATTTTGATAAATGGGCTGTGTAGGACAGGTAATACTTTGGGTGCAAAACGTCATTTGCAGCATATGAACATGATCGGTTTCAGTTCACCATTGGTTGCTTCAAATTGTATGGTTGATGCTTTATGCAAAGAAGGTAGGATCGATCAAGCTTTAGAGATGTTTAAATCAATGAAAACAAAGGATTCATTTACTTACACTTCCTTGGTTCACAATCTTTGCAAGGCTAGAAGCTTCCGTCGTGCATCCAAActcttgctgtcttgtttaaaAAGGGGCTTGCGAATATTACCATCAGCTAAACGGGCTGTTATTGATGGCCTTCGTTATTCTGGTTTTCATAAAGAAGCAAGAAAGCTTAAGTCAGAAATGCAATTCATTGTACatcaatga
- the LOC126655366 gene encoding uncharacterized protein LOC126655366: protein MATLGFNHTPIPSISKSLIHLPPKTHLKFSKTQSKSLLFATNNNQIQQPTDPEPQTNGSPENGGDDGGDEENNLKGNRKNPLFNVKLGDLFLDPDPDNILAVGLTGVLAWASAQVLWQLFIVSFAILTAALKYSFIAALLVFILITLL from the coding sequence ATGGCCACGCTAGGCTTCAACCACACACCAATCCcatcaatttcaaaatcattaatTCATCTTCCTCCCAAAACCCACCTCAAATTCTCCAAAACCCAATCAAAATCTCTTCTCTTTGCAACAAATAACAACCAAATTCAACAACCCACTGACCCAGAACCGCAAACGAATGGGTCACCGGAGAACGGCGGCGATGACGGTGGCGATgaagaaaataatttgaaaggAAATAGAAAGAATCCGCTGTTCAATGTGAAGCTGGGTGATTTATTTCTGGACCCGGATCCTGATAACATATTGGCCGTTGGATTGACGGGTGTACTGGCTTGGGCAAGTGCTCAAGTTCTGTGGCAGCTTTTTATTGTTTCATTTGCTATTCTCACTGCTGCTCTCAAGTATTCCTTTATTGCTGCTCTTCttgtttttattcttattaccCTTCTTTGA
- the LOC126655621 gene encoding plastidal glycolate/glycerate translocator 1, chloroplastic, with the protein MAAISTLTCLSHLSKQQFFLHPNPFVTTSHSKAPSTLTLNGNRSQYNHKLLVPITVNSRFLQMGSQENSSSRRILTKSTRSDGISTTSSTLSQSVFGVLHLLVSLGIIVAMDKLLKQAFVEAAIKFPSALFGMFCIFSVLTVLDTVIPAAATSLMNFFEPALLFIQRWLPLFYVPSLVVLPLSVRDIPAASGLKICFIVAGGWLASLCVAGFTAIAVRKIVKTELTDAEPMSKPSPFSPVEMWSWSGIFLISFVAALFYPTSLGTTARTCLPFLLASTVLGYMFGSGLPSAVKKVFHPIICCALSADLAAFAFGYVSKSGLDPVLGDYLTKASSNPGAGDVLMGFLGSVILSFAFSMFKQRKLVKRHAAEIFTSVIVATLFSLYSTAFIGRVVGLEPSLTISILPRCITVALALSIVSFFEGANTSLTAAVVVVTGLVGANFVQATLDKLQFRDPIARGIATASSAHGLGTAALSAKEPEALPFCAIAYALTGIFGSIICSVPAVRQSLLAIIG; encoded by the exons ATGGCTGCTATTTCTACTCTTACATGCCTATCACACCTCTCTAAACAACAATTCTTTCTCCATCCGAACCCATTTGTCACCACTTCCCATTCTAAAGCACCTTCAACTCTTACTTTAAATGGCAATCGCAGTCAATACAATCATAAATTGTTGGTACCCATTACGGTTAATTCAAGATTTTTGCAAATGGGTAGTCAAGAAAATTCCTCTAGTCGAAGAATCTTAACGAAATCTACGAGATCAGATGGAATTTCTACCACCTCTTCGACCCTTTCTCAATCT gtGTTTGGGGTTTTGCATTTACTAGTTTCGCTTGGGATAATTGTGGCAATGGACAAGCTATTGAAACAGGCATTTGTGGAAGCTGCTATAAAGTTCCCAAGTGCATTATTTGGTATGTTTTGCATATTCTCAGTTCTGACGGTTCTGGACACAGTAATTCCTGCTGCTGCAACCAGTTTGATGAACTTCTTCGAGCCAGCACTTTTGTTCATTCAAAGATGGCTTCCTTTGTTCTATGTTCCATCTCTAGTTGTTTTGCCTCTCTCTGTTAGAGATATCCCTGCTGCTTCTGGTCTTAAGATTTGCTTCATTGTAG CTGGAGGATGGTTGGCTTCACTTTGTGTTGCTGGTTTTACAGCTATTGCTGTGAGGAAAATTGTGAAAACAGAATTGACAGATGCTGAGCCAATGTCGAAACCCTCTCCTTTTTCCCCAGTGGAAATGTGGAGTTGGAGTGGAATCTTTCTTATATCGTTTGTTGCTGCACTATTTTACCCAACTTCGCTGGGGACAACTGCTCGAACATGCCTCCCTTTCCTCCTAGCATCCACTGTGTTAGGCTATATGTTTGGTTCCGG GTTGCCTTCTGCTGTTAAGAAAGTCTTCCATCCTATTATTTGTTGTGCACTTTCTGCTGATTTAGCAGCATTtgcatttggatatgtttccaaATCAGGGTTAGATCCTGTTTTAG GAGATTACCTTACTAAGGCATCATCTAATCCTGGAGCTGGGGATGTGCTAATGGGATTTTTAGGGTCTGTTATCCTTTCCTTTGCCTTCTCAATGTTCAAGCAGAGAAAG CTTGTTAAGAGACATGCAGCTGAGATTTTTACATCTGTGATCGTCGCAACATTATTCTCATTGTATTCGACTGCATTTATTGGACGTGTTGTCGGGCTAGAACCTAGTTTGACTATATCAATTCTGCCCAGGTGTATAACTGTGGCATTGGCTCTCAGCATTGTCTCATTCTTTGAAG GTGCCAATACATCTCTCACGGCGGCTGTAGTTGTAGTAACTGGTCTTGTTGGAGCAAATTTTGTGCAAGCAACACTTGATAAATTACAATTTCGCGATCCTATCGCTAGAGGAATAGCAACTGCCTCCAG TGCTCATGGACTGGGAACAGCAGCATTGTCAGCCAAGGAACCTGAGGCTCTTCCTTTTTGTGCAATAGCGTATGCTCTTACGGGTATATTTGGCTCTATTATTTGCTCGGTTCCAGCGGTTAGACAGAGCTTGCTTGCAATTATTGGCTGA